A region of the Leptospira venezuelensis genome:
GAAGTCATACTTGAGATAATTACAAGTTTTAGTTCTAAAACTTGAGCGGCGGAATAGACCGCAATATTTAATGCAGGAAAGGAGCCCGATAAGGAAACTGCAACAGTATCTCCGTTTTGAACTCCAACCTGTATTAAATATTCTAAGACCAAAGCCCCAAAATTTGGATTGATAGAATTCTGTTTTGCTTTAAGAGAACCTAAATTGCTAGTAACGGGTGTAAAAAATTCACCAATCAATCCTGAATTAGCAGGATCAAAATTCAGATTTATCTTTTTGCTTTTGGATTTTTTATATTTTTTAATCTCTTCGAATGCTTTTGCAGAGAGTTTGGCCGCATCCATTTTTTCGGTATAATGATCTTGAATTTTATCAATCCGAAAATATTCCACTGAATACATTCCAAAAATAGAAAATACTGCCAAAACAAGATAATAGGAAGCTGATTTGTTAGAAGATTTCCAATACATTCCCTTCAAGGCAATAACTCCTTTCCAAGAAATAAGATCAGGATCAAGCGAACTATTACTGAAGCAGTGAGTAAAGATGCCAAGGTTTCCAACCAACCTTGTCTATCCATCCAAACTGCAATTAGACCAGGAATAATATGACCTACTGCTTTTACTTCTGCTTCTACATGAATAACCTCGTTGAAAAACTTCGGAAATATCCACTCGTTACCGATAGCATCCAATATAAATCCAAGAAGAAGTAAAATTGCTGTCCTTCTCTTTCCATATAATATTACAAATTTTGAAATGAATTTTCCTAAACCAAAAACGCAAAGACTTACGGATAAGGTAATAAGGATACTGATTGGACTTTGGAGCTGCAAAGCAAAGTAGCCTGGTACCACAAGCCCACCAGCGATTCCGAAAAATTCCGAAAAAAATAAACTAATTCCGAGTCCTAGTCCAATGGAAATACTTAATAAATCCATATTAACCTTTTAGAATTTCCTTCTGTTTTAAATTTTCTAAAAGTTCTAAACCTAAACCGCCTATATTTCCAAGTCCGACCACCATAGAATTGGAAGGTAAGAAATTTTCAAAAAATTCAAAGATACCTTTTGCATCTTTCTTCTTCAGATCTTCTAATATCGAATTCCCTAAACCTAATTTCATACAGGTTTTTTTGAACACTCCGGTTTCCTCTCCGACAATCAAAATTAGATCTGGCTTATCTTTTTCCCAGGAAAGGATTTCCTTTGCCATTTGTTCCGATCTTTCCGGTCTGTCTTTCCTACAATTTACAAGAGCTACTTTATAACCATATTCATAAGGCTGGGAAGTCGCATTTTCCCAAATACTTGCTGCAGACTTTGGATCATTTGCAGCGAATCCATTTGCAAATATGATCTTTTTTTTGCCAAAATTGTATTCAGAAAGGAAACTCGCTCCCAAATCGGGAGAATGAGACCACATACCTTTTATCGCAATCTCTGGCTTTACTCCCAGCGATTCACATACTTCTAATGCCAAGATCACATTTTCTGGATGTTCATAATATGCAAAACCTTGCATATAGTTTAGATCAGAATATTTTTCAAAACGAGCTGGAATAATCTCAGTATTCTTTCTTTTACAAACTTCTCGAAAGAAAGGGAGAAATTCTTTCTCTGAAGTAAATAATACTTTGGATTCCGGAATAGAACCGCTTAAGGCAAATGCTATATCCTTCTTTTCTGGTCCCATAATTTCCAAATGATCTTCTCTTACATTTGTGATGACCGCATGTGTGGCCTTGATCAATTTTTCTTCGGAGACTTTTTGATTGAATGGAACAAGGGCCATACATTCCAAAACAATTGCATTCGCACCTTGTTTGAATGCCTCTTGGATCGCAAACTTCTGCTCTAAAATATTTGGAGTTCCGTATCTGATTATATTTTTTTCAGACCCATCAGGCAAGATAAGCCTTGGAATAGTTCCTGTTGTTTTAGCAAATACCTGAAATCCGCCTTCCCTTAAACCGGATGCGATCAATCTTGTGACGGAACTTTTTCCTCGAGTTCCGTTTACATGGATACGCACTGGGATCTGATTCCTTCTTGAAATATGTAGAATATATTCCGAAAGTCCGAATCCTAATAAAATTAAAAGTAATGGAAACAGTATAAAAAATTCGGACACGTAAAGAATGTCCTTCTAATTAAGCAAATAGGTCAACTTAGATTAGGTCAGGTTCAAAGAAATCAGAGTGATATCATCCTGGGGATCTTTTTCTCCCAGATGAGCTTTCATTTCTTTTATGATTTGAGAATGTAGTTCAAGCCCACTCAGTCCAGATTCTTTGTAAATTTTTTCGATCCTTTCTTCACCGAATGGATTTTGTTCTGAATCGAATTCCTCAAAGATCCCATCCGTCAACATCAGTATGGAATCTCCTTCAGAATATTCATATTCTTCTTCCAGATATTCCATTTTTGAATTCAGACCTAAAAGAGATCCAGTTCTCTCTAAAGGTTTAATCCCGGCTTTGGATTTCCATAATAATGCAGGATGACCTCCAGATGCAAATCGGATCTTTTTTTCTATCGTATCTATATCTAAGATAAAACAGGAAAAATACATCTGAAGATTTTTGAAATTTCTGCAATAGTCCGTGTTAATCCCTTTAATCAGCTCTAAAGGAGAATCGGCTAAATATTTTAGCGGTTCATAAACTCCTTTAATTGTCATTGTAACAAGTGCTGCCTGAACTCCATGACCTGTTGCGTCCGCAAGGATGACTCTAAGAACTCCAGGACGAAATTCGAATATATCAAACCAATCCCCACCCACTTCCATTACTGGGACGTAATTTACGAAAGTTTGAACTCCAGGGATAGAATAGTCGATTGGTGGAAGTAAACTGTTTTGTACTCGTTTAGCAAGATTCAATTCTTCTTTCATCAAACGATAGAATCTGGAAAGCTCTTTGGACCGGGACTCTACTTCCGCTTCCAGATTTTGTAGGAGGTCCAACCTCTCTCTGTCTACATTCTTTAGCTCTTCTACAGTTCCCCTTAACTTCTTTTGGATAGAGATCCTATCCGTGATATCTCTGAGTATAAGAGTATACCCCTTTCCGGAGGAGGTATTAACCTTGGAAACGGATGCTTCTAAAATAGGTTCAGTTCCATTCTTACGCCTGGCCCTAAAAGGACCGAAGATCCCTCTTTCAGGATTTTCTCCTATCTGAAACAATACATTGGAAATATATTTTCTGCGCCTTGAGGGAAGTAAAAACTCCAAGGATTTTCCAGTAACTTCCCAAGAAGAGTACCCAAACAACTTCTCTGCTGCCGGATTTAGCATTACTATTTCCATGGATTCATTCACAGAAAGAATACAATCCAGAGAAGTTCTTACAAGTTCAGAAAGTCTTTCTTCTGATTCTTTAAGTTTCACTTCTCCTTCTTTTCTAACAGTTACATCGCGAAGATACACTGCAATATCTTCAACAGAAGGAAAGATACGAACTTCGTACCAGATATTTTCCTTTGGATCTAAGATTTCCAAGTCTTTCGGAAGTCCGCTATGCATGGACTCTATCATTGCAGGAAATAAGCTAGTATAATTAAATTGGGGGAGTATCTCGGGCAATCTTTTGCCCACTAAGTTTTCCCGGATAATATCCAGAAGTTTTTCGGCCTCGAAGTTGGCGTATAAGATCCGAAGTTCCCTGTCCAGAGATAGAAATGCATCCGTGATTCTTTCTAAGATCCGAATGACATCTTTTCTAGAAGCGGACTGGAATGGTGCACGAGTTCCGGAAGTTTTTTCCTCTGCTTCTGACATAGGAGATCAAAAGTATCTCCTTGCCTAAAGCAAGGTCAAGAAATCTTTTCCGAAGCGGGGATCATGATATGAAATGTGGCAAACTCGTCTTCAGAGCTTTCTACCTCAATCTCCCCACCCAATTCCCTGATAATCTCATAGCTTACTGAAAGTCCAAGCCCTGTTCCGACCGTGGTTGGTTTTGTAGTGAAGAATGGATCAAAAATGCGATTTAAATTCTCCTCTCCTATCCCGAGTCCCCAGTCCTTAACTGTGATCCGGACAAATCGAGTAGATCCTCTATGAATGACTGATTGAGAAACCCGTATCTTCTTTAGATCTGTTTCGAAAGGATATTTTTCGTTCAACGAATCTCTTGCATTAGTGATCAAGTTTAGAAAAACCTGTTTTAGTTTTTGGGGCTCTCCGATCACAAGAGGGATCTCAGAGTCTGCATCCACCAAACCATCCAAACCTTCTATCTTGATCCCGTCTCGGATAAGGAAAGGAAGCAAAAGTTGGAAAGAAGAATATAAAATTTCCCCGGTAGAAACATGGGCTTTAATCCCTTCTTCTTTATGAGCAAAACCTAATAAACTTCTTACAATTCCCGAAATTCTTTCACTTTCTCTGATAATAACTTCCATGTTTTTAGAAAGTGATTCGTTCTCTTCTACTTGAGTACGAACTAGTTCCGCGTAATTTAAAATACCTGTAAGAGGATTATTGATCTCATGAGCCACACCCGCAGCTAAGGTTCCTAAAGCTTCCAATTTTTGGCGATGCCTTTGGGATTCCATCCTTCTCAAACGATCCGAATCAGATTCTTTTTGTTGAGTAGTATCAGAGATCGCAAGTAATATCGCGCTGATCTCTCCTTGTTTTGTCACAGGAGAAATTCTAATATAATAATGGCTTCTCTTTCCAGTAAAACTACTCCATTCTTCGAATGCTTCCGGCTTTCCAGTATTCAAAACTCTAGCGATAACTGACTGTAGTTTTAGTGCATCAGATGTTTTTAATACTTCGAAAAAGTTTTTACCTTGGATCTCATCTGCTGGAACACCAGTGAATGTTTTATTGATGAATAATACGTTTCCGTTCAAGTCCATGATAACTACGAAATCCATTCCTTCCATTAGAAAGGAACGCCAGCGATAATCGGAATCTTCTAACGAATAGTCTTTTAGTAGACCTTCCTCGTCCAACTCTTGTATTTGAACAAGCACTCTAGCTTCTTCCGTTGGAATCCTGTTTGCTCTTACATAAACTTTTTTGTATCCGCTCGTAGAAAGAAGTCTTGTTCTTGCAGAGAATACTTTCGGGACTTCTGGCCCAAATTTCTCTAGGAATGCATCTGTTAGGCTTTCCGTATCATCCGGATGAGCGAACTGAGTCCATTTCATTCTTCCTTCTATCTCCGATTTCTTCCTTCCGGAGATATCTTCGAATTTCTGGTTTACTAAAGCAATGGTCCCGTCTGCTTCTACTAAAAAAGCAGCCAATGGTTGGTGTTCGAATAGAGTACGGTATTGGGAAGAAGATGCAGTAGTTAATGTGTTTTCTTTATTCAAAACTTTCTTCCTCCCGATTTCTCTTTATAGTAAATGGGAAGAGTAGCCTTGTTTAAATATTACAAATTTTGAAAAAAAAGAAGAAGTCTTATGAGAGTGGATGAAGGATTGGCACGAATTGATGTGAAATCGTGATATTTTGCTACTGTTGCTTCCGTTCCATTAGGATAGAAGCAACAGAATTAACACAGAAATGTCAGTAAACTTTGAGCAATTCTACTTCAAAGATCAGGGTGGAATTTGGAGGGATAGTCCCCGCCCCGGAACTTCCGTAACCCATTTCAGGCGGGATAGTCAATTTACGGACCCCACCTTCTTTCATACCTTGGACTCCTTTGTCCCAACCACGAATCACTTGCCCAGCGCCTAAATCAAAACGGAACGGAGTCCCTCTATCTTTGGAGCTATCGAATTTTTTGCCGTTGGTAAGCCAGCCTGTATAATGAACGGTTACGTTAGACCCATTGAAGGCTTCTTTTCCAGTTCCTTTTTTGATGTCCTTAATCACCAGACCATTTTGAGCAAATACACCCAGGCTCAAAACGAATGCTGAGATTAAAATTGCGGTTAATATATAGATTCTTTTTAGATTCATTTTCCTCTACCTCCAGTACGTCTTACGGAACTTCCGAAACCTCCCGTTGTCTGGCTTCCATGCACCTTATTGTGACTTGGCCCGCCTTTCACGGTTTGTTTTTTATCGAATTCTTTTTTCCATTCGTCGGCGTCTACCACCGTTAAAACTTTTCCGGAAACCTCGTACTTGTTTAAAGCTTCCAGGGCTTTTTTTGCCGCCTCATCTTCCAGTTCCAAAGAACCGTACCCCAGAGAACGTCCCGTGAGTTTGTCCTTTTTAATGGAAATATGTTCGGCCTTTCCATATTTGGAGAATAATTTTTCCAAATCTTCTTCCTTCCATTCTTGAGGAAGATTGCCCACTGAAATCTTCATACCGCCTCCTTTTTTATTTCGCGACGATTGATAAGCCGGTCTATTCGCTTTCTAAGAAAACCGGTTAGATCACCCATTCTTTCAGGTCGGGGAGAAATCGAAAGCCCATTTCATAATCTAGTTTTTGAAAAAGAAACCAACGGAAATTTGAGTTGAGGCTCCTACTTTGCCTTAAATACTACCCAAATCACCCTCTCAGGGTGCTCTTCTCGTAATAATTCCAGGAAATAAGAATATGGATATTTTCTTAATCATAGTAGCAGTCATGGCTGTGCTCGGGGTAATGGACTTACTCGTCGGGGTTTCCAATGACGCAGTGAACTTTACGAATTCGGCAGTCGGCTCTAGAGCGGCTTCCAGAAAAGTTATACTGATTGTTTCTGCATTCGGTATCTTACTCGGAGCATTAAGCTCGAGTGGAATGATGGAAGTTGCTAGAAAAGGGATATTTCATCCCGAATTTTTCAGCCTGGCTGAGTTGATGTTCCTATTTTTAGCGGTGATGGTTTCAGATATCATCCTTCTCGACTTATACAATACTTTAGGACTTCCAACTTCTACCACTGTCTCCTTGGTTTTTGAATTACTGGGTGCCTCCTTGGTCATGGCGATCCTCAAAGCTGAAACATTAAATGAAGCATTTAAGATCATAAACTCAGAGTCCGCTTTAAAAATCATTTTTGGGATCGCACTCTCTGTAATACTCGCGTTCTTTGCGGGACTGATCTTAATGTTTTTCTTTAGATTGATCTTCAGTTTCCGTTTGGAAAAAACAATGAAATGGTTCGGAGGCCTTTTTTCAGGACTGGCAGTGACAGTTGTGATCTTCTTCATCCTACTTACTGCGATGAAAGGATCCACGTTCTTGAGTAAAGATACCCTCGCATGGATCCAAACCAATTTTAAGACCATTCTGGTTTTAAGTTTTATAGGATTTTCTATCCTGTTCCAGATTCTGATCTTATCCAAAATTAATGTTTTAAAGATCGTAGTGTTATTTGGAACAGCTGCACTTGCAATGGCATTCGCAAGTAATGACTTAGTGAACTTTATTGGAGTTCCAATCGCAAGTTTACAAACTCATGAACTGATCAAGGCTGCAAACTGGGATGCAAATACTATGGCATCCGGCTTAGGAAAGGAGGTCCTAACAGACAATAGACTTCTGATCGGTGCAGCGCTTATCATGATCGTTGCATTATTCAAATCCAAGAAGGCAGAAACAGTAACCAGAACAGAAGTAAGTTTAGGTTCTCAGGGCGAAACCGTAGAAGCTTATCAATCCAGTTTGGTTGCAAGAGTTTTCGTTCAGATTGCAGTTGGGATCTATTATCCGATCAAAAGATTTTTACCTTCAGTAATTCGCAATTGGGTCTCTTCTAGATTCAAACAAAGCGGAACCTTGGAATTAATTCGTTTGCATGAAAGCGATGCTTTTGACTTATTAAGAGCTTCTGTAAATATTCTCATCGCTTCTGCGTTGATTCTCATTGGAACTATCGAAAAACTTCCACTCTCTACAACATTCGTGACCTTCATGGTGGCAATGGGAACTTCTCTCGCAGATGGAGCTTGGCAGAAAGAAAATGCAGTTAATCGTGTAAGTGGAGTTTTAACAGTTGTAGGCGGATGGTTTATGACTGCGGTCTTTGCTTCCTTTACAGGTGGATTTGTTGCTGCTCTATTTTATTACTTCGGCTTTGCAGCGGTTGTAGTAGTTTTAATATTCACATTCTTCTTGGTACTTGCTTTCAATCGTATCCATAAGAAAAGAAAGGCAGAATATGATGATAATCTGGAAAAACTTCTTATACTTTCAAAACATCCAGAAAAAGCACTTTCTAAATCGCTTTCTTCCCTATTAGGAAATTTATTATTAGCGAAGAAGGCAATGAATACACTTTCTTCCGGTTATATTGGAGGGAAGAAGAAGGACTTTAAACAAGCTTCTAAGATCCTAAAAAACTTAAAGAAAAATTACGAATCTTCCATCTCCGGTTTTTTAAGTCTGGTCGATAGACATTTCGACGAGTCTGATTTCCAATCCATTCATCCATTCACAAATGCACTCGGCTATATAGATCGTATTGCAGAAAATCTTACAAATATCCATAGGAACACTTCTGAAAAGATAGATCGTTTCCAAACTGGACTCACCAAAGACGAAAGAGAAGATCTAAAAGAGCTTCGTAAACTCGCAGAAGATCTTTTCGAACTTTTGGCTCAATCCGACAAGGTCCCAGGCTTGGTAGAAAAGGCAAGATCCGGTAAAAAAGCAAAAGAACTTTCTGATATCAAAGTCCGTATTTACAAAAACCAGATGAAACGTATCCGCAAAGGAGATAGCAAATTAAAATCAAGCGTTGCCTACTTCTTAGTCGTAGAAGAACTTGTGGATATTAACGAAAACTTATTTGCTCTGGCAGAAGAACTGGTCTGGGTTTTACCTTGGACAGAAACTAAGAAGAAACAATTTGCAAAAGGAAACTATGGTCCTTCTAAAATAGAATTCCCAAAAACTAAAGATAAGAAGAAAAAAAAGAAGAAGTAAGGTTGCACAAGCGCTTTATTCCCACGCAGAGGTTTACCTAATCGCTTACGGTATTAGCTTTGGTCAGGGTTATAATATCCACGGCCACGGTCTTGGTGGGATTAACCCGATTGGTGGACAACTCTTCGGGGTCGCCGCTCGTGTGAACTGTGCTTGGATTGCTACGACTGGGTGAGAAACTTTCTTTCGAAACATGTTTGACGTTATGCATTTAGAATAGTTTATTTTGGAAACCGCTTGGGCTTCGATTTATTATGAAATTAAAAAAGTTTTTCGCCACAGAACTTCGTTGGATTTTCTTCCTTTTTATAACCCCCTTAATTATTTGGGGGGTATGTTCATTAGTTATATCTACATTCAATTTAGATGCTCATTCCTGTAAAGAAGGAGAGAGATTGACTTGGGAGCGAACCAATCTTCGATATTACTGTGAAAGAAATTTCCTAACACTTGAGGAAGAAGACGATAAACTTTTATCCAAATATGAAGTTGATCCAGGAAAAATCCGAACGCATAAGGAAGGAGACGCTTGGGATCGGGCTGAATTTAACGGGAAAAATTGGCGCAGAGAAGCTGACTCCCCAATAATACGAGAAGCGACTACCTTTCACGGAATCTTTTTCATTATTACCTTAATTTTGTATCCTATTTCTGCTCTAATCAGGGCCTTTG
Encoded here:
- a CDS encoding FKBP-type peptidyl-prolyl cis-trans isomerase, coding for MNLKRIYILTAILISAFVLSLGVFAQNGLVIKDIKKGTGKEAFNGSNVTVHYTGWLTNGKKFDSSKDRGTPFRFDLGAGQVIRGWDKGVQGMKEGGVRKLTIPPEMGYGSSGAGTIPPNSTLIFEVELLKVY
- the pgsB gene encoding poly-gamma-glutamate synthase PgsB; the protein is MSEFFILFPLLLILLGFGLSEYILHISRRNQIPVRIHVNGTRGKSSVTRLIASGLREGGFQVFAKTTGTIPRLILPDGSEKNIIRYGTPNILEQKFAIQEAFKQGANAIVLECMALVPFNQKVSEEKLIKATHAVITNVREDHLEIMGPEKKDIAFALSGSIPESKVLFTSEKEFLPFFREVCKRKNTEIIPARFEKYSDLNYMQGFAYYEHPENVILALEVCESLGVKPEIAIKGMWSHSPDLGASFLSEYNFGKKKIIFANGFAANDPKSAASIWENATSQPYEYGYKVALVNCRKDRPERSEQMAKEILSWEKDKPDLILIVGEETGVFKKTCMKLGLGNSILEDLKKKDAKGIFEFFENFLPSNSMVVGLGNIGGLGLELLENLKQKEILKG
- a CDS encoding inorganic phosphate transporter; protein product: MDIFLIIVAVMAVLGVMDLLVGVSNDAVNFTNSAVGSRAASRKVILIVSAFGILLGALSSSGMMEVARKGIFHPEFFSLAELMFLFLAVMVSDIILLDLYNTLGLPTSTTVSLVFELLGASLVMAILKAETLNEAFKIINSESALKIIFGIALSVILAFFAGLILMFFFRLIFSFRLEKTMKWFGGLFSGLAVTVVIFFILLTAMKGSTFLSKDTLAWIQTNFKTILVLSFIGFSILFQILILSKINVLKIVVLFGTAALAMAFASNDLVNFIGVPIASLQTHELIKAANWDANTMASGLGKEVLTDNRLLIGAALIMIVALFKSKKAETVTRTEVSLGSQGETVEAYQSSLVARVFVQIAVGIYYPIKRFLPSVIRNWVSSRFKQSGTLELIRLHESDAFDLLRASVNILIASALILIGTIEKLPLSTTFVTFMVAMGTSLADGAWQKENAVNRVSGVLTVVGGWFMTAVFASFTGGFVAALFYYFGFAAVVVVLIFTFFLVLAFNRIHKKRKAEYDDNLEKLLILSKHPEKALSKSLSSLLGNLLLAKKAMNTLSSGYIGGKKKDFKQASKILKNLKKNYESSISGFLSLVDRHFDESDFQSIHPFTNALGYIDRIAENLTNIHRNTSEKIDRFQTGLTKDEREDLKELRKLAEDLFELLAQSDKVPGLVEKARSGKKAKELSDIKVRIYKNQMKRIRKGDSKLKSSVAYFLVVEELVDINENLFALAEELVWVLPWTETKKKQFAKGNYGPSKIEFPKTKDKKKKKKK
- a CDS encoding RNA recognition motif domain-containing protein; amino-acid sequence: MKISVGNLPQEWKEEDLEKLFSKYGKAEHISIKKDKLTGRSLGYGSLELEDEAAKKALEALNKYEVSGKVLTVVDADEWKKEFDKKQTVKGGPSHNKVHGSQTTGGFGSSVRRTGGRGK
- a CDS encoding SpoIIE family protein phosphatase yields the protein MSEAEEKTSGTRAPFQSASRKDVIRILERITDAFLSLDRELRILYANFEAEKLLDIIRENLVGKRLPEILPQFNYTSLFPAMIESMHSGLPKDLEILDPKENIWYEVRIFPSVEDIAVYLRDVTVRKEGEVKLKESEERLSELVRTSLDCILSVNESMEIVMLNPAAEKLFGYSSWEVTGKSLEFLLPSRRRKYISNVLFQIGENPERGIFGPFRARRKNGTEPILEASVSKVNTSSGKGYTLILRDITDRISIQKKLRGTVEELKNVDRERLDLLQNLEAEVESRSKELSRFYRLMKEELNLAKRVQNSLLPPIDYSIPGVQTFVNYVPVMEVGGDWFDIFEFRPGVLRVILADATGHGVQAALVTMTIKGVYEPLKYLADSPLELIKGINTDYCRNFKNLQMYFSCFILDIDTIEKKIRFASGGHPALLWKSKAGIKPLERTGSLLGLNSKMEYLEEEYEYSEGDSILMLTDGIFEEFDSEQNPFGEERIEKIYKESGLSGLELHSQIIKEMKAHLGEKDPQDDITLISLNLT
- a CDS encoding PAS domain-containing sensor histidine kinase, with product MNKENTLTTASSSQYRTLFEHQPLAAFLVEADGTIALVNQKFEDISGRKKSEIEGRMKWTQFAHPDDTESLTDAFLEKFGPEVPKVFSARTRLLSTSGYKKVYVRANRIPTEEARVLVQIQELDEEGLLKDYSLEDSDYRWRSFLMEGMDFVVIMDLNGNVLFINKTFTGVPADEIQGKNFFEVLKTSDALKLQSVIARVLNTGKPEAFEEWSSFTGKRSHYYIRISPVTKQGEISAILLAISDTTQQKESDSDRLRRMESQRHRQKLEALGTLAAGVAHEINNPLTGILNYAELVRTQVEENESLSKNMEVIIRESERISGIVRSLLGFAHKEEGIKAHVSTGEILYSSFQLLLPFLIRDGIKIEGLDGLVDADSEIPLVIGEPQKLKQVFLNLITNARDSLNEKYPFETDLKKIRVSQSVIHRGSTRFVRITVKDWGLGIGEENLNRIFDPFFTTKPTTVGTGLGLSVSYEIIRELGGEIEVESSEDEFATFHIMIPASEKIS
- the pgsC gene encoding poly-gamma-glutamate biosynthesis protein PgsC — translated: MDLLSISIGLGLGISLFFSEFFGIAGGLVVPGYFALQLQSPISILITLSVSLCVFGLGKFISKFVILYGKRRTAILLLLGFILDAIGNEWIFPKFFNEVIHVEAEVKAVGHIIPGLIAVWMDRQGWLETLASLLTASVIVRLILILFLGKELLP